TGTTCATTCTGGGGAGgataagaaacaaagaaaagggaaCAGTATTATGACGAAAGAATATCTCAACAAGTAGGCATTAAAAGTTTGTTTGGACAGTAGCCTCGAACGTCTCTTTATCTAATTTGCGGGAGTAAAAATTCGAACACAAGCGTTTTTCTTTATTAGAATGTGGAATCAGTAAAGATGATTTAGGAAAGCGAGTTGTGAATGGCACAGATGCCACCGCTCATTCCTGGCCTTGGATGGTTTCGCTAAGGTACAATGGACGCCACATATGCGGAGGATCTTTGATAAAAGTGAATTTGGTCGTCACAGCTGCCCATTGCGTTGAAAGAGACCGCCCGATTGGTAGTTACACGGTTGTAGTGGGTACGTATTAGTATAGTTTTCATTAGAGGTACCTTAAATAAGATAATAAGTCcggtctgaaaaaaaaaaaaataattattgaaaagaaaaaaaaaattataaagaggGTAAAGAGCGCACAAATGTAACTAGGACACATACTTCCCTAAATAAATAGTTGTGTTTAAGTCGTGTCCTATTGGGATCAATCATTTTAGGTTGGATTTTTCGTattctattgggaaaaaaaccgttttcggttggtttggttgatcaacgtTTTCAACCGccatcaaactaggttgaaacggttggCAAAGTATAGGAAGCGACCGCTGTCTATCACGCGCGGGCTCTTTTTAAGTTCGGCGGCGCGAGCTCCAGTCATGGTTTCTTCAACCTGATCTCTTTTCTAAATTAACGATCATCGTTTATTCCTAATATTCGCTGAATTTTCTATCAtcatcgttaatttagaagactgaaagttTGCTAAAGATTATgggaaatagtcaaatttgttttaaaagacgATAATTcaatagtccatttccgagttgctgcatgcctcagtttcaaagcgagtcctggtgccgaaccattcaaatggaaatgaattgcgtattcttatgcaaatcaaacgcATTTCCCTTACAAGattcacttcgaaaccgaggcaaacagcaactcagaaatggcctattggatgGATACTGAGCTTGAGCCTGCCAGTGGGAATGTTTGTTGATtgacccgtcacctaaccacttcaCCACAAAAGCGCTAGATACGCAGAGTCAATATTTTAATCAATACTTgttaatgctgtattatcattcggcaacaaacaatatcaAGCACTTCAaaaggtcggttaccaaacttcacgacaaaggtATTACTTTTTATTCAAGCTTTTAATtggcctaattactcttcagcattGATATTCtacggaaagaagcggttcggCGGTTCCTATAGAGTAGAAACTCCGGCTTTAAATCCAGTCCAAGGATAtgacttttattttccttcagtttttctctgctaccacaagtcctgggacacagtgtcctaaattaacgataatagcaAATTCAAAGCCAAGTGGGAGTTGACGAcaatcgttaatttagagaagagattaTGTCGGTTGTTTTCTGTCAACATGTCAACGCGGAAAAGTGTGGTAATGAGTATTCCCAGGAGTTGAGCGATTCAACCAAAAAtagttggaaaagtgttctagtGGGAACCTTAAACGCTTCGACCTAAACCGTTTTGCCCACTTGTGGCCCTACCCTCCCCCCTCTCTCTGTTTTTTCATCGCGCGAGGACGGTACGGCTATTCGTAGGCTAAAACCGGTCGCGGTTGAAACGGTTCATCCCAATAAAATACGATCTTTGTCATCGATACTAAATGTGGCCGGCAGAACATCCTCACTGTGGGTTTGCTGAGGTAAGAAAAAGACTGAAAAATACACAGTTATGAAAATGTTCACCATTTTTATGTaggctgttttaaatttcttctAGGGTCTCACGATCGCACAGGCACGACTCAGGTTGAAAGGAGCTATAGGTTAACGGATATTATCATTCACGAAGGATACCATCCCAGTCATTTACGAAATGATATCGCACTTCTTCAATTAGAGGCGTCGATTGATTCCAGGGCAGAGGTCAACGTAGTATGCTTACCGAATGCAGGAAACAGGGTTGAACCAGGAAAAATGTGTTACATAACAGGTACACCTACTCTTTTGTAAGAATTTTTTCACCTCCATAATAAGTTCCATGATATTTCATCATGCAACTGTATCCGTAATCTTAGATTCCTGTGTTTAAATTTCCTAAACTTTCATAAACATCGGTAGACTAATGAAATCGAGCGACTACGCTAAAAATACTAATGACTGCAATGAGCAAGGTTATacgattgttttgttttggactaTTGCATCTGAATTTGCCGGATAGGCATGGTAGCCTTATTTCTGTGTTTAAAGCTTCCTGAAAGTCTCATTAAATTTTAAGGTTTGCGCGCTCTGAGTTTTATCGGCAGGGTGGGTTAGAACGGTTGGAAGTGGAAACTTTGCCAATATTCTACAAGAAGCTCTTTTACCGGTGGCCCTTATTAACGCCTGTTCCAGAATAAATGGAAGGCTACTTTCAGTCGACAGAAGGACTTTATAAGTTCAATGACATTCCATCGTGCAATTGTATCCGCaatcttagggcgcgttcgattgaccctattccggaataagaatacgtggagtgatgatgaaaacggtatgtttagcgcgtttcgaagcaataaggataataaaaatatgtttaaaatagcattttagcagatttttgacaattttaatgttaaTCTcagtaaaaacgaaggatttctaacttatattccatttattcctattccggaatacgcaCCCTTAGATTCCCTTATAATTTTTCTAAACTTTCATAAACTTCGTTAAACTAATAAAATCAAGTGACTAAGCTAAAAACGTTAATGAACACTAGCTTATACTTTGAAAGGTCTTAAGAATGTTCCGTTTAATTTGATATATGGCATCTCTATTTGATGGATCGGCATAGTAACCTTATTTCTTTATTTGAGCTTTCTGAAAGTCTTAAAGGTTTGCGCGCTCTGCGTTTTATCGGCAGGATGGGGAAGAACGGTTGGCGGTGGAAACGCTGCCAATATTCTACAAGAAGCTCTTTTACCGGTGGCAGGTATTAACGCTTGTTCCAGATTATATGGTTCATCTGTCGATGACAGGACTATGCTATGCGCTGGAGGTGAAGGAATCGCAGGAGGTTGTCAGGCAAGTAAAGCTGTTAAACTCCGTGATCATTTACGGATATGCGCTGCAGTTTTTGTATTTGTAATCcaatttgttccttttttgGATGTTCATATTTCAACTTAGGGAGACAGTGGGGGTTCGTTTGTCTGTGAGGAAAACGGAAGATTTGTTCTGCGAGGAGTTGTAAGCTGGGGGCACCGAGACTGCAGGACAGATCACTTTACCGTGTTTGCCCGTGTCAGCAGCTTCATAAACTGGATCAATGATCAGACTGGTAAGACTGATAAGACATCAGGTAGCATATTAGACCAgtgtttttattcttttacttggtaaaataattgcttaaAAGAAAAGGAGCCGGTATTTGCATTAGACGAACAGTTTAATTCCGAAAGCTCGGAAGACCGACACAGCTACGTTGTAACTCCCTTAAATTTTTCcatttcacgaaagtaaaggaaaggaaaggaactttatttaaagtgtgtagtagatttagcgctggagcactaattggggacactgtaaagtgataTTAACAactaacacaacaagtcaaatgttgctttttgaggagaggggaaaccggagtacccggagaaaacctctcggtgcagagtagagaaccaacaaactcaacccacatatgacgccaagtcgaggaa
Above is a window of Montipora capricornis isolate CH-2021 chromosome 6, ASM3666992v2, whole genome shotgun sequence DNA encoding:
- the LOC138052725 gene encoding chymotrypsinogen A-like isoform X1, whose protein sequence is MKRTFAITVAAVVFILDGTQAQECGISKDDLGKRVVNGTDATAHSWPWMVSLRYNGRHICGGSLIKVNLVVTAAHCVERDRPIGSYTVVVGSHDRTGTTQVERSYRLTDIIIHEGYHPSHLRNDIALLQLEASIDSRAEVNVVCLPNAGNRVEPGKMCYITGWGRTVGGGNAANILQEALLPVAGINACSRLYGSSVDDRTMLCAGGEGIAGGCQANSGGSFVCEENGRFVLRGVVSWGHRDCRTDHFTVFARVSSFINWINDQTGCVDNYRFCQYWTWFCRRSRLLQTNCKKTCNSC
- the LOC138052725 gene encoding chymotrypsinogen A-like isoform X2; its protein translation is MKRTFAITVAAVVFILDGTQAQECGISKDDLGKRVVNGTDATAHSWPWMVSLRYNGRHICGGSLIKVNLVVTAAHCVERDRPIGSYTVVVGSHDRTGTTQVERSYRLTDIIIHEGYHPSHLRNDIALLQLEASIDSRAEVNVVCLPNAGNRVEPGKMCYITGWGRTVGGGNAANILQEALLPVAGINACSRLYGSSVDDRTMLCAGGEGIAGGCQGDSGGSFVCEENGRFVLRGVVSWGHRDCRTDHFTVFARVSSFINWINDQTGCVDNYRFCQYWTWFCRRSRLLQTNCKKTCNSC